A genomic stretch from Shewanella sediminis HAW-EB3 includes:
- a CDS encoding DUF4124 domain-containing protein translates to MRLALIFSLLLFTVISHAAVYKWVDKDGKIHYSDKPIQNSEVVEFKSNTQNQITIQAPKNSASDTEEQTVPSTQYKMSILTPKEDETIRDNNGDITIMATITPDLKPKHLLVILMDDKVIGPAQENPIFSLKNIDRGEHSFVIKAVAQNGKQLATTSPRKIFLHRAIINSKAKVTPFN, encoded by the coding sequence ATGCGTTTAGCTCTTATTTTCAGTCTTTTGCTTTTTACAGTGATCTCCCATGCGGCTGTTTATAAATGGGTCGACAAAGATGGCAAGATCCACTATTCAGATAAGCCAATACAGAATTCAGAAGTCGTCGAATTTAAAAGTAACACTCAAAACCAGATCACAATCCAGGCTCCCAAAAATTCAGCTTCTGATACAGAAGAGCAAACAGTACCTTCTACTCAGTATAAAATGAGTATTCTAACGCCAAAAGAAGATGAAACCATTCGAGATAATAATGGCGATATCACCATAATGGCGACAATAACACCCGATCTGAAACCCAAGCATCTACTCGTCATTTTGATGGACGACAAGGTGATTGGCCCCGCGCAAGAAAACCCTATCTTTAGTCTTAAAAATATTGACCGTGGCGAACACTCTTTCGTCATTAAAGCGGTAGCCCAAAATGGCAAACAACTTGCAACGACTTCACCAAGGAAGATCTTTCTCCACCGAGCCATAATAAACAGTAAGGCAAAAGTCACTCCTTTTAATTAG
- a CDS encoding dicarboxylate/amino acid:cation symporter, whose product MRNKLQPYRTSIILLSALFIGGGMGIVFPELALTLKPIGQIFLNLLFMIIVPLVAISVTSSIARMKDLNKLGAILVSILLISVIMAIIPAIGILGLAMLFDPAQGVSLDLNQSLQTSVGDIDFVDLLTTSDFAGLLSKSNILALIIMSVLSGIAIGRSGEDGKKISSLLDSLNTVIMKLVAIIMLAAPIGLGAYFASTMASQDPELILTFARTIGLFFIASLIYLTLGSTLYAWVGGGKQGIKVFWKHAIAPAATALGTSSSLATLPVNLRAAVKMGIQEEVADICLPLLVNLNKGGASMITALKIIFIYSLLGLAFTPEVFVITILISLLSAFIIGGIPGGAFLGEIFIVTTLGLPFETIPILVVIGTVTDALSTVINVIHDLNATQIIERINRWAPQ is encoded by the coding sequence ATGCGGAATAAGCTTCAGCCATACAGAACATCAATCATTTTATTATCGGCGCTCTTCATTGGTGGCGGTATGGGAATCGTCTTTCCTGAGCTTGCATTAACGCTTAAACCTATAGGGCAAATTTTCCTTAATCTGCTCTTTATGATCATTGTCCCCTTAGTCGCAATCAGCGTTACTTCTTCTATAGCGCGTATGAAAGATCTCAATAAGCTGGGGGCCATTCTTGTTAGCATATTACTGATATCTGTGATTATGGCTATTATCCCTGCTATCGGAATTCTCGGCTTAGCCATGCTGTTCGATCCCGCACAGGGAGTTTCATTAGATCTCAACCAAAGTCTTCAAACATCTGTTGGCGACATTGATTTTGTAGACTTATTAACTACCAGCGACTTTGCAGGCTTGTTGTCCAAGTCGAATATACTCGCTCTGATTATTATGTCAGTGCTGTCAGGGATCGCCATTGGGCGCTCGGGGGAGGATGGTAAAAAAATATCGTCATTATTAGACAGTCTCAATACTGTTATCATGAAGCTCGTTGCGATCATTATGCTTGCTGCCCCCATAGGCCTGGGTGCCTATTTCGCCTCCACCATGGCCAGTCAAGATCCGGAGCTGATTTTAACTTTTGCCCGTACCATTGGACTCTTCTTTATTGCCTCGCTTATCTACCTGACCTTGGGATCCACATTGTATGCCTGGGTAGGTGGGGGGAAACAAGGAATTAAGGTGTTTTGGAAACATGCTATCGCTCCGGCAGCGACAGCACTGGGCACGAGTTCCTCTTTAGCCACGCTACCAGTGAACCTTCGCGCTGCAGTTAAAATGGGGATTCAGGAAGAGGTTGCCGACATCTGCCTCCCATTGCTGGTGAACCTTAATAAAGGCGGAGCATCTATGATCACCGCCCTCAAGATTATTTTCATTTATTCACTGTTGGGATTAGCATTTACACCTGAAGTCTTTGTTATCACCATTCTTATTTCATTGTTATCTGCATTTATCATAGGTGGCATTCCCGGAGGGGCATTTTTAGGAGAGATCTTCATTGTCACAACCTTAGGCCTTCCTTTTGAAACCATTCCAATTCTAGTCGTGATAGGGACTGTAACCGATGCTCTCTCCACAGTGATCAATGTGATACACGATCTTAATGCGACTCAAATAATCGAGCGAATAAACAGATGGGCTCCACAATAG
- a CDS encoding ATP-binding protein yields the protein MAPSSYRHSIGFRLNLSTLIIGFIICVILSGYFIQETRERLKVQAHHELTQITDSLKLALETNSQTSNMIRVVGVLSTYPNITRLTVIKASDLSISADSLVQNNGKRANLVFSNTIMKLINNPAKSSQRDQGILIDNSLHQSVKIHLVDPQANRLKPYIIYLEYNKQALERILQQARNHLMLIVIGGLILLLLINIFIQRVVVLKPLSKMTQQLLNQDNSEQIPEPLQVSTNDEFSILANSYNGSIHKQLLQKAEVEKSHRYIKNMASALPVHLLYVDIDKKIQFINQYSLQWLAKPMEEVLTQTCRQVLPSQLFSLIERPIETALQGDSITLDAEFFHKNMSLFFHITHIPDIDNEGRIKGIFICIEDRTQTRDNEKKIEKYAHQLEMNNLALDDARETAEAAAQSKSEFLACMSHEIRTPMNGVLGMLTLLERTALDQSQRNHLDTAQGSARNLLGLINDILDFSKIESGKFPIESVNFSLTNLLNETIRPLAIRAQEKGIELVSDITDITSQSFKGDPTRISQVLTNLIGNAIKFTEKGSITVYVKQNDDIEPRLNFSVEDTGIGLASNQLEKLFQPFTQADSSTTRHFGGTGLGLSIAKRLTELMGGSISVVSTEGKGSKFSFNVRVEIASKDDLYATDLNSLPILFFSRGTRADQVLGKTLNLLNASLKVVKAARLANFKPASISDTYRPKLTIIHLPAGQEAIETELAKLASNTDLPDTPILLFIAAIDESIMTQYLNEQIFTYLCNPLHLEQLLIALKQIDQTAPHLVQRLAPQTQRDWDLKSYFEDRLPKLLLVEDNKTNQMVAQGIIAEFGLEIDIASDGEQAIEILKDSITSPYQLIFMDCQMPRLDGYQTTQMIRAGYTGHQYKHIPIIAMTANAMVGDRERCLQAGMNDYISKPLDPDDIKQALLSTLAGHDTESEMRN from the coding sequence ATGGCACCGAGCAGCTATCGACATAGCATAGGGTTCAGGCTCAATCTCAGCACGCTGATCATAGGATTTATTATCTGCGTGATCTTGAGTGGTTACTTTATTCAGGAGACACGGGAACGACTTAAAGTTCAAGCCCATCATGAATTAACCCAAATAACGGACTCATTAAAGCTTGCCCTTGAAACGAACTCACAGACCAGCAATATGATCAGAGTGGTTGGGGTGTTATCCACCTACCCAAACATCACACGCCTTACCGTCATCAAGGCCTCAGATCTCAGCATTAGCGCCGATAGCTTAGTACAAAACAATGGTAAAAGAGCCAATCTGGTATTTTCCAATACCATTATGAAGCTCATCAATAATCCCGCTAAGAGTAGTCAAAGAGATCAGGGGATCTTGATAGATAACAGCCTACATCAGTCTGTAAAAATCCACCTGGTAGATCCCCAAGCAAACCGGTTAAAGCCCTACATTATCTACCTCGAATATAACAAGCAAGCGCTCGAAAGAATCTTACAGCAAGCCAGAAATCACTTAATGTTGATCGTGATTGGCGGGTTAATTTTACTCTTGTTGATTAATATTTTTATTCAACGAGTCGTCGTGTTAAAGCCGCTTTCAAAGATGACGCAACAGCTACTGAATCAAGATAACAGCGAGCAAATTCCCGAACCTCTGCAAGTGTCTACTAATGATGAATTTAGCATTCTGGCAAATAGTTATAATGGTTCAATCCATAAACAACTACTGCAAAAAGCTGAGGTCGAAAAATCACACAGATATATCAAGAACATGGCTAGCGCGCTTCCGGTGCATTTACTGTATGTAGATATCGACAAAAAAATTCAGTTTATCAATCAATATAGTCTGCAGTGGTTAGCCAAACCGATGGAGGAGGTGTTAACGCAAACTTGCCGACAGGTACTCCCCAGTCAATTATTCAGTTTAATCGAGCGGCCCATTGAAACTGCGTTACAAGGTGATTCAATCACCTTAGACGCTGAGTTTTTTCACAAAAATATGAGTCTGTTTTTTCATATCACCCATATACCGGATATCGATAACGAAGGGAGAATAAAAGGAATATTTATCTGTATTGAGGATAGAACTCAGACAAGAGATAACGAAAAGAAGATTGAGAAATATGCCCACCAGCTTGAGATGAACAACCTGGCTTTAGATGATGCCCGTGAAACCGCAGAAGCGGCTGCACAGTCTAAATCGGAGTTTCTCGCCTGTATGAGTCATGAGATCCGCACACCGATGAATGGGGTTTTAGGTATGCTCACCCTGTTAGAGCGTACAGCCCTGGATCAAAGTCAACGTAATCACTTAGATACCGCCCAAGGCAGCGCAAGAAACCTGCTAGGCTTAATCAACGATATTCTTGATTTTTCAAAGATTGAATCTGGAAAATTTCCCATAGAGTCCGTTAATTTTAGCTTGACCAATCTACTCAATGAAACTATTCGCCCTCTAGCCATTCGCGCACAAGAGAAAGGCATTGAGCTTGTTAGCGACATCACCGACATAACGTCACAGAGCTTTAAAGGCGATCCTACTCGCATCTCTCAAGTACTGACAAACCTGATTGGAAATGCGATTAAATTTACCGAGAAAGGCAGTATCACTGTTTATGTGAAACAGAATGACGATATCGAACCGCGACTCAACTTCTCAGTTGAAGATACCGGTATTGGTTTGGCATCGAATCAGCTTGAAAAGCTGTTCCAACCTTTCACTCAGGCCGATAGCTCGACGACTCGTCACTTTGGCGGAACTGGTCTGGGACTCTCGATAGCTAAACGTCTTACTGAGCTCATGGGGGGGAGTATTTCAGTGGTAAGTACTGAAGGTAAAGGCAGTAAATTTAGTTTCAACGTTCGAGTCGAAATCGCGAGCAAAGATGATCTGTATGCCACAGACCTGAACTCCCTACCCATCCTTTTCTTTAGCCGAGGAACGCGAGCCGATCAAGTTCTGGGAAAAACGCTCAACTTATTAAATGCCAGCCTTAAGGTCGTCAAGGCGGCTCGATTGGCAAATTTTAAACCGGCAAGTATTTCGGATACATATCGACCCAAACTCACCATTATTCACCTCCCCGCAGGACAAGAGGCCATCGAAACCGAACTTGCGAAACTGGCGAGCAATACAGATTTACCCGATACACCAATCCTACTTTTCATTGCAGCCATCGATGAATCAATCATGACTCAATACCTCAATGAACAAATTTTCACTTACCTCTGTAACCCATTGCATTTAGAGCAACTATTGATAGCGTTAAAGCAGATAGACCAAACTGCCCCTCACCTTGTTCAACGGCTTGCTCCGCAAACTCAAAGAGACTGGGATCTGAAAAGCTATTTTGAAGATAGGCTTCCCAAGCTGCTCCTTGTTGAAGACAACAAAACCAACCAAATGGTGGCTCAAGGGATCATTGCCGAATTCGGCCTGGAGATAGACATTGCATCAGATGGGGAGCAGGCCATTGAGATACTCAAAGACTCGATAACCTCACCATATCAATTAATTTTTATGGACTGCCAAATGCCGCGTTTAGACGGCTATCAAACGACTCAGATGATCAGGGCCGGTTATACGGGTCATCAATACAAACATATTCCCATCATAGCTATGACGGCGAATGCGATGGTGGGTGACCGGGAGCGATGTCTGCAAGCTGGGATGAATGACTACATATCTAAACCACTAGACCCCGATGATATTAAGCAAGCTTTGTTAAGTACGCTAGCTGGCCATGATACAGAAAGCGAGATGAGGAACTGA
- the glnA gene encoding glutamate--ammonia ligase, producing the protein MSAESVLQQLEELEVKFVDLRFTDTIGKEQHVSIPSHQVDADFFEDGKMFDGSSISGWKGINESDMVLMPDAASFVLDPFTAETTANIRCDILNPGTLTGYNRDPRSIAKKAEEYLRSTGIADTVLIGPEPEFFLFDDVKYGADMSGCFYKVDAEEASWNSGTHYDEGNTGHRPGVKGGYFPVAPVDSSQDLRSAMCLVLEEMGQVVEAHHHEVATAGQNEIATRFNTLTLKADEVQVLKYVIHNVAHAYGKTATFMPKPIVGDNGSGMHVHQSLAKDGVNLFAGDKYGGLSEMALFYIGGIIKHARAINAFANPSTNSYKRLIPHFEAPVMLAYSAANRSASIRIPMVPSAKGRRIELRFGDPMANPYLAFSAMLMAGLDGIQNKIHPGEAMDKDLYDLPPEEAAEIPTVATSLENALECLDADREFLTRGEVFCNDFIDSYIALKSADVERVNQTTHPVEFELYYSL; encoded by the coding sequence ATGTCAGCTGAATCAGTTTTACAACAACTCGAAGAATTAGAAGTTAAGTTTGTTGATTTGCGTTTTACCGATACGATAGGTAAAGAGCAACACGTTTCCATCCCAAGCCATCAGGTTGATGCTGACTTTTTCGAAGACGGCAAGATGTTTGACGGTTCTTCAATATCAGGTTGGAAAGGCATTAACGAATCAGACATGGTATTGATGCCTGATGCAGCAAGTTTCGTACTTGATCCTTTCACAGCTGAAACCACCGCGAACATTCGTTGTGACATTTTAAACCCTGGCACATTGACAGGTTACAACCGTGACCCTCGTTCGATTGCGAAAAAAGCCGAAGAGTACTTACGCTCTACAGGTATTGCAGACACTGTATTGATTGGTCCAGAGCCAGAGTTCTTCCTATTCGACGACGTTAAATACGGCGCCGACATGTCAGGTTGTTTCTACAAGGTAGATGCAGAAGAAGCTTCTTGGAACTCAGGCACTCATTACGATGAAGGCAACACGGGTCATCGTCCCGGCGTCAAAGGTGGTTACTTCCCTGTCGCTCCTGTTGACTCTTCACAAGACCTACGTTCTGCAATGTGTCTCGTTCTGGAAGAGATGGGTCAGGTTGTTGAAGCGCATCACCACGAAGTGGCGACTGCCGGTCAAAACGAAATTGCGACTCGCTTTAATACGCTTACGCTAAAGGCCGATGAAGTTCAGGTACTTAAGTATGTTATCCATAATGTTGCTCACGCTTACGGTAAGACAGCGACCTTTATGCCTAAGCCGATCGTTGGTGATAACGGTAGCGGCATGCACGTTCACCAATCTCTGGCGAAAGACGGTGTGAACCTATTTGCCGGTGACAAGTACGGCGGATTGAGCGAGATGGCCCTGTTCTACATTGGTGGTATTATCAAGCATGCGCGTGCAATCAACGCTTTTGCTAACCCATCAACTAACTCATACAAGCGTCTTATCCCACATTTTGAAGCGCCGGTAATGCTTGCATATTCTGCCGCAAACCGTTCAGCTTCAATCCGTATCCCAATGGTACCAAGTGCGAAAGGACGTCGTATCGAGCTTAGATTCGGTGATCCAATGGCTAACCCATACCTGGCATTCTCTGCAATGCTAATGGCTGGCCTTGACGGTATTCAAAACAAGATCCACCCAGGTGAAGCGATGGATAAAGATCTTTATGATCTACCTCCTGAAGAAGCTGCGGAGATCCCAACAGTTGCAACGTCACTGGAAAATGCACTCGAGTGTCTGGATGCTGACCGTGAGTTCCTGACTCGTGGCGAAGTATTCTGTAATGACTTCATCGATTCTTATATCGCACTTAAGTCTGCCGATGTTGAGCGCGTAAACCAAACGACTCACCCAGTTGAATTTGAGCTTTATTACAGCTTGTAA
- a CDS encoding type 1 glutamine amidotransferase domain-containing protein — MNILMVLTSHDKLGDTGLKTGFWLEEFASPYYRFKDKNFNITLASPAGGQPPLDPTSEQADFQTAATDRFNQDSETQQQLATTLTLASIKAEDYDAIFYPGGHGPLWDLTNDAHSIALIQAFYQANKPVGLVCHAPGALKNVKSADGTPLVQGKRVTGFTNTEEAAVQLTDVVPFLVEEMMQENGALYSKGDDWASYLAVDGNLVTGQNPASSEVVADEMIKQLG, encoded by the coding sequence ATGAACATATTGATGGTACTGACTTCTCACGACAAGCTTGGCGATACAGGATTAAAAACAGGTTTTTGGTTAGAGGAATTTGCGAGTCCTTACTACCGTTTTAAAGACAAGAACTTCAACATCACTTTAGCATCGCCAGCCGGCGGACAGCCGCCACTGGATCCAACCAGTGAGCAAGCAGACTTTCAAACTGCAGCAACAGACCGCTTCAATCAAGACAGTGAAACCCAACAGCAGTTAGCTACCACTCTTACTCTGGCCAGCATTAAGGCCGAAGATTATGATGCCATCTTCTATCCTGGCGGCCACGGTCCACTGTGGGACCTGACCAACGACGCTCACTCAATTGCATTGATCCAAGCCTTTTATCAGGCGAATAAGCCTGTCGGTCTGGTCTGTCATGCTCCGGGGGCTCTTAAAAATGTAAAATCAGCCGATGGCACGCCATTGGTACAAGGTAAGCGTGTTACTGGTTTTACCAACACCGAAGAGGCTGCCGTTCAATTAACGGATGTCGTACCATTTTTAGTCGAAGAGATGATGCAAGAAAACGGCGCTTTGTATAGTAAGGGCGATGACTGGGCAAGTTACCTTGCTGTTGATGGAAATCTGGTGACTGGGCAAAATCCTGCGTCATCTGAAGTAGTTGCTGACGAGATGATTAAACAGCTAGGTTAA
- a CDS encoding TetR/AcrR family transcriptional regulator, producing the protein MKTDTQLTRQHIIDSGYTLISSKGFSNVGLSQILKFADVPKGSFYHYFKSKEQFGEEIINSYFKTYLSAIDELFAPEKGSGLERLMEYWLRWQATQSDTCIDQKCLVVKLSAEVADLSEPMRLALKTGSTGVISRIANCIEAGIDDGSIPEMHGFNTAEMLYQMWLGASLMNKLSRDPKVIERVLEATRKQLGLTVSTAN; encoded by the coding sequence ATGAAAACAGACACTCAACTGACACGCCAGCATATTATCGACTCTGGCTATACGCTCATTTCCAGCAAGGGCTTCTCAAATGTTGGCCTGTCGCAGATCTTAAAGTTTGCCGACGTCCCGAAAGGCTCTTTTTACCACTACTTCAAGTCAAAGGAGCAGTTCGGTGAAGAGATCATTAATAGCTATTTTAAGACTTACCTAAGCGCAATTGATGAACTTTTCGCCCCAGAGAAAGGCTCAGGCTTGGAGCGCCTGATGGAATATTGGTTACGCTGGCAAGCAACTCAAAGCGATACTTGTATCGATCAAAAATGCCTCGTAGTGAAATTAAGTGCCGAAGTTGCCGATCTGTCTGAGCCTATGCGTTTAGCATTAAAAACAGGCTCTACAGGTGTTATCAGTCGTATAGCAAACTGCATTGAAGCAGGTATTGATGACGGTTCAATTCCTGAAATGCATGGGTTTAATACCGCTGAAATGCTCTACCAGATGTGGCTAGGTGCCAGCTTGATGAATAAGCTAAGCCGCGATCCAAAAGTGATTGAACGTGTACTAGAGGCTACTCGAAAGCAACTTGGTCTAACCGTTTCAACGGCAAATTAA
- a CDS encoding iron-containing alcohol dehydrogenase, translating to MYSFDYYNPTHISFGEGKIAELDKLVPSKAKVLVLFGGNSAKRTGTLDEVKTALGQRDIVEFGGIEANPTYETLMQAVAVIKEEKIDFLLAVGGGSVIDGTKFVAAAALFEGEPWDILLSWGAKVTEAMPFGTVLTLPATGSEMNSASVVTRKEFQAKLSFMSDHVFPQFSVLDPSKTFTLPERQVANGVVDAFIHITEQYLTYPVNAPVQDRFAEGLLQTLIELGPKALSQPDDFDVRANLMWVATMALSGVIGKGIPHDWATHMIGHELTALYDIDHARTIAMILPGMLDCRRDSKQEKLLQYGERVWGISQGTIDERIDAAITKTREFFEAMGIKTRLSDYDLTAASIDEIMTKLEKHGMTALGEKQDVDLAMSRKILERNL from the coding sequence ATGTACAGCTTTGACTATTACAACCCAACACATATCAGCTTTGGTGAAGGCAAGATTGCCGAACTGGATAAACTGGTCCCAAGCAAGGCTAAGGTACTTGTCCTTTTCGGCGGTAATAGCGCGAAACGCACGGGTACTTTAGATGAAGTAAAAACAGCATTAGGCCAGCGAGATATCGTTGAGTTTGGCGGCATAGAAGCCAACCCCACCTACGAAACCTTGATGCAAGCCGTCGCCGTAATTAAAGAAGAGAAGATTGATTTTCTTCTGGCTGTCGGTGGTGGGTCTGTAATTGACGGGACTAAATTCGTTGCCGCTGCAGCGCTGTTTGAGGGTGAGCCTTGGGATATCCTGCTAAGTTGGGGGGCTAAGGTAACAGAGGCGATGCCATTTGGTACGGTGCTCACTCTGCCAGCAACAGGTTCAGAGATGAACAGTGCCAGCGTCGTCACTCGAAAAGAATTTCAAGCCAAGCTCTCTTTCATGAGCGACCACGTATTTCCACAATTCTCAGTACTGGACCCCAGTAAAACCTTCACGCTGCCCGAGCGTCAGGTTGCTAACGGCGTTGTCGATGCCTTCATCCACATTACCGAGCAGTACTTAACTTACCCGGTTAATGCGCCCGTGCAGGACAGATTCGCCGAAGGTTTACTACAGACCCTAATCGAACTGGGTCCAAAGGCACTGAGTCAGCCTGATGACTTCGATGTCAGAGCCAACCTAATGTGGGTGGCCACTATGGCACTGAGCGGTGTCATTGGTAAAGGTATCCCCCACGACTGGGCAACTCATATGATTGGCCATGAGTTAACCGCACTATACGACATAGATCACGCTCGTACTATCGCAATGATCTTGCCGGGAATGCTTGATTGCCGACGTGATAGCAAACAGGAAAAGCTACTGCAATATGGCGAGCGGGTTTGGGGAATCAGCCAGGGAACGATTGATGAAAGAATCGATGCAGCTATTACCAAAACCCGTGAGTTCTTCGAAGCTATGGGGATCAAAACCCGCCTTTCTGACTACGATCTGACGGCAGCAAGTATTGACGAAATCATGACTAAACTTGAAAAGCATGGCATGACAGCACTCGGTGAGAAACAAGATGTCGATTTAGCCATGAGTCGCAAAATTCTAGAACGTAACTTATAA
- a CDS encoding ABC transporter substrate-binding protein: MIKYLASLLITLMLTACGGEKPQPQITIAINPWPGYELLYLAEKKGFFEKVGINIKLVQTATLSDAQRAYINGRVDGFTSTIVEAVQAQEFGGEPLTIALLADYSNGGDVILGSESFQSITDLKGKKVGCEVSSLGIYILARALAVSDMSLDDVQIVNMEQGNAHQALAYGQIDAMVTYPPYSFDILNDKKLASHRIFTTAEIPNEILDTVSLSKGVIARNPKLTSQLQQAWQLAMDYLEQHPEEAVKHMAEREQISEIEFNQALSDIHLLSSMEQKQLLKDKEKLTKLSKSVCNTLNQVGAFNSSCLHVESLFHSGI; this comes from the coding sequence ATGATAAAATACTTGGCCAGCCTTCTTATTACCCTCATGCTAACAGCTTGCGGTGGCGAGAAACCTCAACCGCAAATAACCATCGCGATTAACCCATGGCCAGGCTATGAATTGCTCTATTTAGCCGAAAAGAAAGGCTTCTTCGAAAAAGTAGGCATCAATATAAAACTGGTACAAACCGCCACCTTATCGGACGCTCAACGGGCCTACATCAATGGGCGAGTCGATGGTTTTACCAGTACCATAGTGGAAGCCGTTCAGGCGCAGGAGTTTGGAGGAGAACCATTAACCATTGCACTACTCGCCGACTATTCAAACGGTGGCGATGTGATTTTAGGGAGTGAGTCGTTTCAATCCATTACCGATTTAAAGGGTAAGAAAGTAGGTTGTGAGGTCAGCTCTCTCGGGATCTACATCTTGGCAAGAGCGTTAGCGGTATCGGACATGTCGCTCGATGATGTTCAAATTGTGAATATGGAACAGGGAAATGCCCATCAAGCGTTAGCCTATGGACAGATAGACGCCATGGTTACCTACCCTCCCTACTCTTTCGATATTCTAAATGACAAGAAGCTCGCAAGCCATCGGATATTCACGACAGCTGAGATCCCCAACGAAATTCTCGATACTGTATCTCTATCGAAAGGGGTCATTGCCCGAAATCCAAAGTTAACCTCTCAACTGCAACAAGCTTGGCAACTGGCAATGGATTATCTGGAACAGCATCCGGAAGAGGCCGTAAAGCACATGGCTGAACGGGAACAGATCTCAGAAATCGAATTTAACCAGGCGCTCAGCGATATTCACCTGTTATCCAGCATGGAACAAAAGCAACTACTCAAAGATAAAGAGAAGCTTACTAAGCTTTCAAAGTCGGTTTGCAACACGCTCAATCAAGTTGGTGCCTTTAATAGCTCCTGTCTACATGTTGAATCTCTGTTTCACTCAGGCATTTAG